The window AACTTTCCAAATTCAAAATAGGAATAAAAAATTTTAGATTTACaacaattttattaatttagttGCCTTGCGGTAACATGTCAAAGTATCAAACGTTGACACATTCATCTGTTAAATCGCACACGTTATGGTGACAAAGACGAGGTGTGAAATCTGACACGGCACGCAAGACGGAAAGTTCTGCTACTACAAATGCAGACATAGCGTAGGTAGATCGGTTGTAGAAAGAGCGGGTTGGCATGAAGAAGTTGTAGAGGAATACGCGAATAAAGCTTGTTGACGGCTtctttacattaattaatccgTGTATAGTAACATTCTTTTACTCATCAATTCAGACTAGACTTTCAACACTTTTTCATTCGTACTCTTCATACATTCCGCGCTTATATGCACATTCTATTCTTCATGCATGATATGTTAAGAGAATTTTGGGAATCTTAAATCACATTTGCATGATAACGGTGTACTTGCATGGCCTCACTTTGCAAGAACTTTATGATGAGAAAAAGGAGGTGATCTTGACTCAATAAACGGGGGTCCGATCAAAACCCAAGTAAATATCCTAGCCTACGggcatgcatgtacagtatacgATCTCTTTTGACACAAAtcttttaaatttaattttttgttatatGCCTATTCTtgaatttatatatatatatatatatatatatatatatatatatatatatatatatatatatatatatatatatatatatatatatatatatcataaatattaaatatattattagcacatatatatattttctatgtgcatgtatatatCACATTTGTCCAACAAACATTTATAAAATTGTTAGTGCCCATATGTCTcacattaattttgtaaatcaCCTATttaacattgatattaatagatTGCTATTTAGGAAAGATATGGAATGACTCTTTTGCTGCAATCAAATATATACCAGAGGCAGGAGAATTATCAAGTGGCAATACAGGCATACTAGACATACATTACAATCGCAATCAATTCACACTTCACAATGTGTCAGTAACATTAGATGGCCGCCCTTACACTCGCGTGTCCTCgcctcggactacaagtactGGCGAAACCATAATGGAAATTGGACCGATGACGGATCAGTCAGACTCTGGCGTATACGGATGGCACTATTACTTGGAAGAAAGAAAGTCTCAAAATGTGTTGGTCGTATCATCATACACCGCAATTATGATAAAAGGTAAGCTCAAATAGTACACAACTATCCGTGATGTAGCAAGGCCTAATTTTGGTAGGTTCATATAATATTATggtttatatattaataaccTATTTATATAAAATCTAAAAATTAACTTGCGGTCTAATTAGAAAAATTGTCCAGTTCAATAACAATCGATGGTATACATCATCATCACTAAGTGTATACAATAGCAACAGATGCGACATACAAATTTAAAATCGCGACAACGCTTTAATAAGTTGGGGTTTAGTAAGCCCTCGCTTAGCCAGAGCAGCTACGCAGTTGCCTCCATCTACAGTATTGTATCTCAATTTCTTGTATTTGGTCAGTATGAAAAAGGCAAGAAATTTGTTTTAGTAAACATCTGTTGGTTTGCAATAgtttaaatttaaatatataacTGAATATTTGTAGTTTGAATAGATGAGTATATTTTTGATTAAGTAATGTTGCATGCGTGGACGTGGTACGCAGGTAGCCGTGTTTTgaaatcacaaacacacacacacacacacgcgcgcgcgcgcgcgcgtagaCGTGTTCCACCTTTCTACAATGCAAGAGCTGCACTATAATATTTGACTACCGCTACTGTTCCATATAGCTAGGTGCAATGTCGGTAGGAACTCACATGTTACATCTCAGAATCTGATAGAACAGTGATACTGCATTAGTGTGAATATAAAATAATCTATAAATATTATTTAGAAAAAGCTTTCATAAAAGAGACCCATCTAAGACTccgtgtactgtacgtacatcaaagtgtgtgtgtgtgtgtgtgtgtgtgtgtgtgtgtgtgtgtgtgtgtgtgtgtgcctgtctgtctgtctgtctgtatgtgtgtatgtatgtatgtatttatgtatgtatgtcattgtctgtctgtctgtctgtctgtatgtatgtatgtatgtacgtcagtgcgtctctctgtctgtctgtctgtctgtctgtctgtttgtctgtctgtctatctgtctgtctgtccgtctgtttgtctgtcaatgtacAGATctaagtccactaatgttttaaagtatttcgctgtgaaggactggttcattatagaagtttagaatgtgtacaagtagaggatctgtaacaataaaatggtctgtcgtctgtctgtctgtctgtctgtctgtaaaagTAATAGAACGATGCTTTACCGCCTTTTGATGACTAAACAttctaattatttataataagAAATTATCAAGCAACCAAAAATGGTGACCTAAATTTTTCCAAATTCATATTTGGCACCTAACAATTAACGATTCGGTTTGCGTCTAGAGAGACTCAACATTAGCATCACGCCATCTCCTGTACTACTTTTTGACACGTTTGAAAAACGTTCAATGAGTTGCCTGGCGAAAGCAAGTTACCCTCTAGTAAACAGAATCACGTGGTATGAAAATGGAGTCTCAATCTACGATCTTCTCAAACGGCCAAGCGCCTACCTGGTCATTAAAACTGGTTATCTGAAAAACACGACGTTGAAACACTTTACATGCAAAGCTAACAACAACATGGGATACGTTTCAGCTTCGATTTCCGTGCTGCTAAGAAGTAGGAAGTATACAGTATCTATACAGTTACTGACTTTGCCATGTATATTGcgtttctttgttttagctGAAGGAAGTTGGAGCTGGTGGACAGAATCGAGCCATTGCAGCGTGACTTGCGGATTTACCCCCGGGTTTAGGATAGTAGAGCGCAAGTGTATTGAGACATCTCGTTGTCGTGGTTTGAATTACAGGATGGACACTTGCTTTCCACAACGTCGATACTGTCCCGAGAGTAAAACATGTAAGTCGTCGTCTAATGAGAAAAAATACTTAAaacattaataaaatatatcaattGTATGCACATTTTTGTATtagatattttgtgtttgactcTCTAGATGCAAAGTTGAGTTTTAGTAGGCAAGGCTATTTGGTTATGTTTCGATTTACATTTTTACTATGTGGTACTTTTTGCTGTGTATTTTACATGCAGATGTTTATGTATAGTTTGTTAGAGAAGCAGTTAAGTATCTGGACGAGATATATGTACGTCACGCCTccgttcgtgtgtgtgtgtgtgtgtgtgtgtgtgtgtgtgtgtgtgtgtgtgtgtgtgtgtgtgtgtgtgtgtgtgtgtgtgtgtgtgtgtgtgtctgtgtctgtgtctgtgagtgtgtgtgtgtgtgagtgtgtgtgtgtgtgtttttgtgtgtgtgtgtctgtctgtctgtctctgtgtctgtctctgtgtctgtgtgtctgtctgtctgtctgtctgtctgtctgtctgtctgtctgtgtttgtgtgtgtgtgtgtgtgtgtatgtgtgtgtgtgtgtgtgtgtgtgtgtgtgtgtgtgtgtgtgtgtgtgtgtgtctgcgatagctcagttggttagagagtcatcttatggagtgtttacatccgggaccttgaagggtcacaggttcaagtcacagtgatggcgagctatggcataatttccttaagcaagaaactaacacacatttgcttctctcgactcagcattataaatgagtacttggtcattgactggggtcctaagctgCCATCCGCTGTGACGTgatatcagccactggggtcttggtgagacttcgggtgctcacaccacagttggcttcaaaAGTCGGTGCTcttgcgagtgcctggcccggctccaggagtttgctagcgcaggcccaaagttccctgagtagcgcacacgGCCCAGCcaaacagctgggggcgtgacttctgagaggcagctcctgacacttaggattttatatttttaggtgtgtgtgtgtgagagtgtgtgtatctgtgtgtgtgtgtgtgtgtgtgtgtgtgtgtgtgtgtgtgtgtgtgtgtgtgtgtgtgtgtgtgtgtgtgcgttggtgtgcgtgcatgcacgtgtctgtgtgtgtgtgtgtgtgtgtgtgtgtgtgcgtgtgtgtgtgtgtgtcgattGTTTGTAAATGTATTCTATACTCTTCTAAATAGCATCTCCTCTACTATCTTCTACGGTAATCAGAAGTGCAACTAGAACCGCCCCGAAGACTGCAATGTCTACAACAAACATCACGACATCGTCATCAACATTCTTTCCAACTACTATGACATCCACTGCCCGTGTTGCCCAAGAATCTATTCTCGATGTCGATTTTGCATTGACGTGTATTATACCGGCGGTTTTTCTTACGGCAATATTTACAGCTCTAGTCTCTTTTTGTGTTTTCAAAAGATATCAGACTTCAACTCGTGGACAAAACAAGAGCGAGTTGGATtcacaaacaagaaattgcACTAGAACAAATGGAAACGCCTACGCCGCTTTTGCCAAAAACCTAAAGAATGATATCAATTCACAGCTTAGCGAGCAAAGAGAGTTAGAGATTGATAAGGTGGTCGCCTGTCCGTTAGATGACGATCACGCTAATTCGACTGTTGGAGCTCAACTATCTGAATCCCGTTTTTGTTCTTCACGAGAAACAGATCTGTGACGCAGTTCACGACACGAGGTCGGATGCTGCTTTGCAGAATGTAGATATGCAATAATCTACTGTACATATGGAAATCAAACACACCGACCTTTGAAATTTCAGAATCTTAGATATGAAATATTTGAAACGGTACAAACAGCacagcatgcatgtacatgcaattTAAGAATTTGAATTGACTCGCTAAAATTTGTAAATCTTGCTTATACAACGCTTTCATTTTCGAAAATAGAATTCGATAATTTTTATAAAAGTACTGTAACAATTATATGTAATACTATCCGCCATTAGAACGTCGTTTACAATTTTTAGGTCATTAGAGTTGGAATGCTCAATTAGACGATTTTGAAGGTTGAGAAATGGTCACTACAGCAAACGTTTGCATCAACCTGTAGAGACAAAGAAAAAACCGAAATTGACAAATATGGATTATGACCTAATTGAGCTCCCACTTTGCCAGTGGTCCAGgattctaaccctaaccttaacaGTAACCCTAGCCCTCGTCCTAACAGTAAAGCAAGTAAGACGGGAACCAGGATATGTGACGTCAGAGTGTTTCGATCGAAGTATACAAAGCAGTCGACACTATATGGGTGCAATACTAAAAGCATAGAAAATGGGATTTCTCACGTTGACGTGACTGGATCATCTCCAAGACAACTGGTCGCTGTCGAGTGCAAATCCACTTGTGTGGAAAGGACTTTGCGTAACCCTAGGCTATAAGCCTCACCCTGACTCTAACAATAACCTTAACTATAATTGCCACTAACCGTCACCGTAACCATATCTCTAACCCTAACTCCTAACGCTTATGCCGGACTAGCCATGGCTAGGACCAGTTGTCGCGTGACAGCACTTAATTCTCTTTGCTACAACTATTGGAGTAACAGACACACCCATTATTGACGGATAGAGGGGAGTGGTCCTGGGAATCAGACCCCTCCTCTTCAACGACACGCCCACCACAGCCGATCCGCAATGTTGTTACTgtgttattaaattttgatggATGGTTAATTCGTTTAACTCTAAACTTATACATGcctataattatctaataaatatGCTAGGAAATTAACCCTAATAGACattgaagtgagtttgctggGTTTTATAGTTCATACAAAGATATAGCTTCTATGGGGCGTGGTTAATAACACTTGGACCTCCTCTTTCAGAAATTCTGTATCCGGGCCTGCCGATATTACGCATACATACAACCACATTGACACCCACATCTGGTACGGAGTGAGAGGCTTGTTAGTTAAATTAGCTTTAGTAATCGAGGCAGCTGCAAGGGCGTTACCAATAACCTATGGAATTGAGACTTTGATCTTTCAAGTTCGAGAAAGTATGGAACTTATCTATTTAGCTTAACTTTTTGATTTTGCTCTCTGCGTTAGCGGAGAATTCTAGATGTTGGGTGGGTCAGGTGTTACAATAAAGGTAAAAAATtgctaattatttaattacttgaATCAATATTTTCGA of the Corticium candelabrum chromosome 7, ooCorCand1.1, whole genome shotgun sequence genome contains:
- the LOC134182226 gene encoding hemicentin-1-like, whose amino-acid sequence is MANIFTAAAVFVVQVATALAIHRCRQEFKSLVGIVFLPTNRSLERYEANAFCEWFIVPDVPGASVIITFVTMNLEDTYDTLEVFTGSSNYTENVATYHGSVLPYESMYEAPIKLKFTSDNSIEYSGFELTYKVCSGVAPKFSKKTKSRVTTKKGEKVVLKSHATGIPFPEVTWYKNGIDVHQSLQSDFSMTSTDLIIRSISEQDSGFYSCKAQNHLNTTTFFVYITVYVPPVILRQPVDLFFDNLYKIKQNTSQSAVYFCEVYGIPYPHVYWKKDGRYIFNKIFRFYSRFLIITNVTGLDSGSYSCYVNNTAGSVESRQASLKIGKIWNDSFAAIKYIPEAGELSSGNTGILDIHYNRNQFTLHNVSVTLDGRPYTRVSSPRTTSTGETIMEIGPMTDQSDSGVYGWHYYLEERKSQNVLVVSSYTAIMIKERLNISITPSPVLLFDTFEKRSMSCLAKASYPLVNRITWYENGVSIYDLLKRPSAYLVIKTGYLKNTTLKHFTCKANNNMGYVSASISVLLRTEGSWSWWTESSHCSVTCGFTPGFRIVERKCIETSRCRGLNYRMDTCFPQRRYCPESKTSSPLLSSTVIRSATRTAPKTAMSTTNITTSSSTFFPTTMTSTARVAQESILDVDFALTCIIPAVFLTAIFTALVSFCVFKRYQTSTRGQNKSELDSQTRNCTRTNGNAYAAFAKNLKNDINSQLSEQRELEIDKVVACPLDDDHANSTVGAQLSESRFCSSRETDL